The following proteins are co-located in the Alcaligenes faecalis genome:
- a CDS encoding HutD family protein: MSDPHPATSLGLLNINNLPAQPWKNGGGTTREIRCSPKNSDYEHFDWRISLAQVQTSGDFSCFPGIDRHIMLIQGNNMPLIHNGNPHVLHPFQPYAFAGEDKMACLLPLGPTQDLNLMLRRGRAQGSLQAWQGRNTPISLATGTHFLYAPQGGYQLQADTQSWTLDAGQALTGSTSAPLSLQLQADHTAAPLVYAYIAPTE; this comes from the coding sequence ATGAGCGATCCCCACCCTGCCACTTCGCTTGGCCTGCTGAACATCAACAACCTGCCTGCACAGCCCTGGAAAAACGGGGGTGGCACCACGCGCGAAATACGGTGTTCCCCAAAAAATTCCGATTATGAGCACTTTGACTGGCGCATCAGCCTGGCCCAGGTCCAAACCTCCGGCGATTTTTCGTGCTTTCCCGGCATAGATCGACACATCATGTTGATCCAAGGCAACAACATGCCGTTAATTCACAATGGAAACCCTCATGTGCTGCACCCGTTCCAGCCCTACGCCTTCGCGGGCGAGGACAAGATGGCCTGCTTGTTGCCACTAGGACCGACACAGGACTTGAATCTGATGCTGCGCCGGGGCCGAGCCCAGGGCAGCCTGCAAGCCTGGCAAGGACGGAACACCCCCATAAGCTTGGCCACTGGCACGCACTTTCTGTATGCACCGCAAGGCGGCTATCAGCTCCAGGCCGACACACAGAGCTGGACCCTGGACGCCGGGCAAGCCCTGACGGGCAGCACATCCGCCCCCTTGTCGCTGCAACTGCAAGCCGACCATACTGCGGCCCCGCTGGTCTACGCCTATATCGCTCCCACGGAATGA
- the hutI gene encoding imidazolonepropionase produces MSHTLWTDLRLAPNADPEHVIEDACLVEQAGRIAWMGPRPALPAQWQHPTHEHRLGNRWVTPGLIDCHTHLVYGDNRAQEFALRLAGASYEDIARQGGGIVSSVKATRSLSEDELLAQALRRLDALLDEGVTAIEIKSGYGLNLESERKMLRVARRLGELRPVTVRTTFLGAHALPPEFAGQTDAYLDLVCDHMLPTLAQEGLIDAVDVFCERIAFDLKQSERVLKAAQDLGLPVKMHAEQLSNLGGTEMAARYHALSTDHLEYLDEAGVIAMKQAGTVAVLLPGAYYFLRETQLPPIGLLRKHGVPMALSTDSNPGTSPCASLLLMLNMGSTLFKLTVPEALAGVTRHAAKALGAPDISGELSIGARADFAAWDIDSLPELVYWLGLPRCALVVYQGIISRDLRKESP; encoded by the coding sequence ATGAGCCACACACTTTGGACTGATTTACGCCTGGCCCCCAACGCCGACCCCGAGCACGTCATCGAAGATGCGTGTCTGGTCGAACAGGCAGGCCGTATCGCCTGGATGGGCCCGCGCCCTGCTCTGCCCGCGCAGTGGCAACACCCTACTCACGAACACAGGCTGGGAAACCGCTGGGTCACCCCTGGCCTGATCGATTGTCACACTCATCTGGTTTACGGCGACAATCGCGCCCAAGAGTTTGCCCTGCGGCTGGCCGGGGCCTCTTATGAAGACATCGCCCGCCAGGGTGGCGGCATTGTGTCCTCCGTCAAAGCCACGCGCTCCCTGAGCGAAGACGAATTACTCGCCCAAGCCCTGCGCCGACTGGATGCCTTGCTGGACGAAGGCGTCACCGCGATTGAAATCAAATCCGGCTACGGCCTGAATCTGGAGAGCGAGCGCAAGATGCTGCGTGTGGCCCGCCGTCTGGGTGAGCTGCGCCCGGTCACCGTACGCACCACCTTTTTAGGGGCCCATGCCCTGCCCCCTGAATTTGCCGGACAAACCGATGCCTATCTGGATCTGGTGTGCGATCACATGCTGCCCACGCTGGCACAAGAAGGACTAATCGATGCAGTTGACGTCTTTTGCGAGCGCATTGCCTTTGATTTGAAGCAGTCCGAGCGCGTCCTGAAAGCAGCCCAGGACCTGGGTCTACCCGTCAAAATGCACGCCGAACAGCTCTCCAACCTGGGCGGTACGGAAATGGCAGCCCGTTATCACGCCCTGTCGACCGATCATCTGGAATATCTGGATGAGGCCGGTGTCATCGCCATGAAACAAGCAGGAACCGTGGCCGTACTCCTGCCCGGTGCCTACTACTTCCTGCGTGAAACGCAGTTGCCCCCTATCGGATTGCTACGCAAACACGGCGTGCCCATGGCCCTGTCCACCGACAGCAACCCCGGTACCTCCCCCTGTGCCTCCCTATTATTGATGCTGAACATGGGCAGCACGCTTTTCAAGCTGACAGTCCCGGAGGCCCTGGCAGGCGTCACCCGCCATGCCGCCAAAGCCCTGGGTGCCCCGGATATCAGCGGTGAATTGAGTATCGGGGCCCGCGCCGACTTTGCCGCCTGGGATATAGACTCCCTACCTGAGCTGGTCTACTGGCTGGGCCTGCCACGCTGTGCCCTGGTCGTGTACCAAGGAATCATCAGCCGTGACCTGCGTAAGGAGTCACCATGA
- a CDS encoding formimidoylglutamate deiminase, protein MTILRHYEALWAPWAYLDSQWQANVLLRWDLDGTLTHVLPEASQQDIDTAGSVYKALGAALPGMPNLHSHAFQSAMAGLTEFRGQGQDSFWSWRDLMYRFAARLEPEHMQAIAQWLYIQMLKAGYTSVCEFHYLHHQRDGQNYAPIGLLAQGVMEAASASGLAITLLPVLYQHSNFGSQAPRQDQQRFLNSPTQLLHLLESLHNSHPLHADRRYGIAPHSLRAANTASINTLIDGLHSLPSRHPIHIHIAEQMAEVLACQDIKGCSPVAYLYDNFNVDERWCLVHATHIDEQERKQIARSGAVAGLCPTTEANLGDGLFPAAAFLAEQGRMGLGSDSHICVDWRAELRLLEYGQRLISQQRNVLTSPQQPFVADYLFETCTRGGAQASGRTSGQLRPGHQADFMVIDLEHPSLAGLDSQHWLSALVFSERAHTNPIRDVFVSGKTCIRDGHHPQEEAACAAYKKTLESLMTKA, encoded by the coding sequence ATGACTATTCTGCGGCACTATGAGGCACTTTGGGCCCCTTGGGCCTATCTGGACAGCCAATGGCAAGCCAATGTACTGCTGCGCTGGGATCTGGACGGTACGCTAACGCATGTTCTCCCCGAAGCCAGCCAACAAGACATAGACACCGCAGGCTCCGTCTATAAGGCACTGGGCGCGGCACTGCCGGGCATGCCCAATCTGCATTCACACGCTTTTCAAAGCGCCATGGCCGGGCTGACCGAATTCCGGGGGCAAGGCCAGGACAGCTTCTGGAGCTGGCGCGACCTGATGTACCGTTTCGCTGCCCGTCTGGAACCCGAGCATATGCAGGCCATCGCCCAATGGCTCTATATACAGATGCTGAAAGCGGGCTATACCAGCGTGTGTGAATTCCATTACCTGCATCACCAGCGCGACGGCCAAAATTACGCACCCATAGGCCTGCTGGCCCAAGGCGTCATGGAAGCGGCCAGCGCCAGCGGGCTGGCCATTACCCTGCTGCCCGTGCTGTATCAGCACAGCAATTTCGGCAGTCAGGCTCCCCGCCAGGATCAACAACGCTTTTTGAATAGCCCCACACAATTGCTGCACCTGCTGGAGTCCTTGCACAACAGCCACCCCTTACATGCGGACCGGCGTTACGGTATTGCGCCCCACTCCCTGCGCGCCGCCAATACTGCTTCCATCAATACCCTGATCGACGGCCTGCACAGCCTGCCCTCGCGCCACCCGATTCACATCCACATTGCCGAGCAAATGGCCGAAGTGCTGGCCTGCCAGGACATTAAGGGCTGCAGCCCAGTGGCCTATCTGTATGACAACTTCAATGTGGACGAACGCTGGTGTCTGGTCCACGCCACTCATATCGACGAGCAGGAGCGCAAGCAAATTGCCCGTAGCGGTGCCGTAGCAGGCTTGTGCCCGACCACCGAGGCAAATCTGGGCGATGGCCTGTTCCCCGCCGCCGCCTTTCTGGCTGAGCAAGGGCGTATGGGCCTAGGTTCAGACAGTCATATCTGCGTGGACTGGCGCGCCGAATTGCGCTTGCTGGAATATGGTCAACGATTGATCAGTCAGCAACGCAATGTGCTGACTTCCCCCCAACAGCCTTTTGTAGCGGACTATTTGTTTGAAACCTGCACGCGCGGTGGCGCACAGGCCTCCGGACGAACCAGCGGACAGCTACGCCCCGGCCATCAGGCGGATTTCATGGTGATTGATTTGGAACACCCCAGTCTGGCGGGACTGGATAGCCAACATTGGCTGTCGGCTCTGGTCTTTTCCGAACGCGCCCACACCAACCCGATTCGCGATGTGTTCGTCAGCGGTAAAACCTGCATTAGGGATGGCCATCATCCGCAAGAAGAAGCGGCCTGTGCGGCTTATAAAAAAACGCTGGAAAGTCTGATGACAAAAGCCTAG
- the hutH gene encoding histidine ammonia-lyase produces the protein MSKSIELSPGALTLAQLRQIWQEPTVLTLPPEAIGAMDASSAIVAKIIREGNPAYGINTGFGKLAQQRIPDHDLEQLQKNLILSHSVGVGEPVSDAVARLIMAMKIASLARGFSGIRSQVVTTLLNILNAGVVPFIPSKGSVGASGDLAPLSHMTLTLIGEGQAKWQGEWMPAQQALAKAGITPIVLAAKEGLALINGTQVSTALALHGLFRAQTLFRSAILAGALSVDAAKGSDAPFDPRIHEVRGQPGQIYAARLYRQLLAGSQIRQSHRDNDNKVQDPYSLRCQPQVMGAIQDLITQNERTLLTEANAVTDNPLVFPGKNGEPDQVLSGGNFHAEPVAFAADGLALAIAEMGALAERRVALLIDASISGLPPFLVPSAGLNSGFMIAHVTAAALASENKSLAHPASVDSLPTSANQEDHVSMATFAARRLEDMAQNTAAIVAIELLCAAQGIDFHAPLLTSARLKKVQDAIRQVVPFYDQDRYLAPDIEALKTLVLDESLAATAVDLFELS, from the coding sequence ATGAGCAAGAGTATCGAGCTTTCTCCCGGCGCACTGACTTTGGCACAATTGCGCCAAATCTGGCAGGAACCGACTGTTCTGACTCTGCCGCCAGAGGCGATCGGGGCCATGGATGCGTCCTCGGCCATTGTGGCCAAGATTATCCGTGAGGGTAATCCGGCTTATGGCATCAATACCGGCTTTGGCAAGCTGGCCCAGCAACGCATTCCCGACCACGATCTGGAGCAGTTGCAAAAGAACCTGATTTTGTCGCACTCCGTGGGGGTGGGCGAGCCGGTGTCCGATGCGGTGGCCCGCTTGATCATGGCCATGAAAATTGCCAGCTTGGCGCGCGGCTTTTCGGGGATACGCTCGCAGGTGGTCACGACCTTGCTGAACATTCTGAATGCGGGGGTGGTGCCTTTCATTCCGTCCAAAGGGTCTGTGGGGGCATCGGGCGATTTGGCGCCTCTGTCGCATATGACGCTGACCCTGATCGGTGAAGGACAAGCCAAGTGGCAGGGCGAATGGATGCCGGCTCAGCAGGCTTTGGCCAAGGCCGGTATCACCCCGATTGTGCTGGCGGCCAAGGAAGGGCTGGCGCTGATCAATGGTACGCAAGTGTCTACGGCTTTGGCGTTACATGGCCTGTTCCGCGCCCAGACCTTGTTCCGCAGTGCGATTTTGGCCGGTGCCTTGAGTGTGGACGCCGCCAAAGGCAGTGATGCGCCTTTTGATCCGCGTATCCATGAGGTGCGTGGGCAGCCAGGGCAGATTTATGCCGCCCGCCTGTATCGGCAGTTGCTGGCCGGTAGCCAGATTCGTCAGTCGCACCGTGACAATGACAACAAGGTGCAGGACCCCTACAGCTTGCGTTGCCAGCCCCAGGTCATGGGCGCGATTCAGGATCTGATCACGCAAAACGAACGTACCTTGCTGACCGAAGCCAATGCCGTTACGGATAACCCGCTGGTGTTCCCCGGCAAAAATGGCGAACCGGATCAGGTGCTTTCAGGTGGCAACTTTCATGCCGAGCCGGTGGCGTTCGCTGCTGATGGTTTGGCGCTGGCCATTGCTGAAATGGGTGCCTTGGCAGAACGCCGCGTGGCCTTGTTGATTGACGCCAGCATCTCTGGACTGCCCCCGTTCCTGGTACCTTCCGCTGGTTTGAATTCGGGCTTCATGATTGCTCATGTGACCGCGGCGGCTTTGGCTTCGGAAAACAAGTCGCTGGCACACCCTGCCAGTGTGGATAGTCTGCCGACTTCGGCTAATCAGGAAGACCACGTCAGCATGGCTACCTTTGCGGCGCGCAGGCTGGAAGACATGGCGCAGAACACGGCTGCGATTGTGGCTATTGAATTGCTGTGTGCGGCACAGGGTATTGATTTTCATGCGCCTTTGTTGACTTCAGCGCGTTTGAAGAAGGTGCAAGACGCGATTCGTCAGGTCGTGCCTTTCTACGATCAAGATCGCTATCTGGCACCGGACATTGAAGCTCTGAAAACTTTGGTGCTGGACGAGAGTCTGGCCGCGACGGCGGTGGATCTGTTTGAGCTTTCATGA